In the Halococcus sediminicola genome, CCGAAGAGGAAACTGAAGAGGAGCAAGCCGAGGAAGAACCGGAACAGGCCGTCTCGGAAGTCGAAGACGAATCGGAAGCGGAGGAAACCGAGCTGGCGGAAACCGAGAGCGAGGAACCCGAAACCGGCGACGAACGGGTCTTCGCCGCACCGAGCACGCGGCGCTACGCACGCGAGGAGGGCGTCGACCTCGCGGACGTGGAGGGATCCGGTCCCGACGGGCGGGTGTTGCGCGAGGACATCGACGAGCACGCGGGCGGAGCGGGGACGGAAACGGCCGAAGCCGGAGGCCTCCATCCGAGCATCGACGTCGAACCCACGTCGATAGACGAGGACGAGTCCCGGTCGGAGCGCAGGGACCTCTCGGGGCTGCGCGGGCAGATCGCCGACAACATGACCCGGTCGCTGACCGTCACCGCCCAGCTCACGTCCGGGTTCGAGGCCGACGCCACCGAACTCGTCGCGCTCAAGGAGCGCCTGAACGAAAAACACGACCAGCACATCACCTACACGCCGATTCTGTTGAAGGCGGTCGTGCCTGCCCTGAAGGAGTTCCCCCTCGTGAACGCGAGCATCGACGATAGTACCCAAGAGATTGTCGAGAAACACTACTACAACGTCGGCTTTGCGACCCACACCGAGGACGGTCTCATGGTGCCCGTGGTCAAAGACATCGACGGGAAGTCCATCGTGGAGGTCGCAGCGGAGATGGAAGACCTTGCCGAGCAGGCTCGCGACCGTTCCATCGACGTCGCGGACACCCA is a window encoding:
- a CDS encoding dihydrolipoamide acetyltransferase family protein codes for the protein MSYEFELPDPGEGLTEAEIQEWHVEEGDEVEEDDVLGEVETDKAVTDIPSPVSGTIQEITAEAGETVEVGTVIVVLDTGEDEEETDEEAQENAEEQAEEQADEEVEEEIEGEEPEEEEPEEETEEEQAEEEPEQAVSEVEDESEAEETELAETESEEPETGDERVFAAPSTRRYAREEGVDLADVEGSGPDGRVLREDIDEHAGGAGTETAEAGGLHPSIDVEPTSIDEDESRSERRDLSGLRGQIADNMTRSLTVTAQLTSGFEADATELVALKERLNEKHDQHITYTPILLKAVVPALKEFPLVNASIDDSTQEIVEKHYYNVGFATHTEDGLMVPVVKDIDGKSIVEVAAEMEDLAEQARDRSIDVADT